The Aedes albopictus strain Foshan chromosome 2, AalbF5, whole genome shotgun sequence region CATACTGAGCTCTCCAGGATCAATATTTGAATAGACAAGTACATTATATTAGGCCATCGGATAAGCGCGCTGTATATTAGGCAAAATGTTTAAATGTGCAAGCTCTCCCTTCGTTACATTTGCATTGCATTTGTTTCTTACGTTGTTTCTTCATAAAACACAACGTTGTTACATATTACCCCAAGGATTACCCTTCTCCAACTGATTAAGTTTCATCAACTAAAAATAAATTGTCCACAGTGAACACTTTTTGGGCGATCTCCTGATTGATTCGGGTTGACGTTCGGGCTAatgtaaaatattaaaaaatcctCAGATTAAAAATGCATTTTGACCACCAATTAGCCCTATatcagagtgcttgatgatcactcggcctgatgattattaggtctaacgAATGCCTGCTGAATGAcaccgggccataacatatttattattgacaattCATATTGATCcatcttttttgcatttttcgggtaagtgtcgcattcgggtaaattgcgtattcgggtaaatgccgtattcgggtaaatatcgcattcgggtatttgtcgcattcgggtaaatgacgttcgggtaaatgtcattcgagtaaatgtctttcgggtaactggttttcgggtaaatgttatagagcCAAAAAAAATATGGCCAGAACTTTGATCAACGCCGACATGAGAAATTTCCCTGACGTCTACCAGCATACCATGACTTTCTTTGATTTTCCAGGTCCAAAAATCAATTTCCCGATATTCTTTAATTTTCCTGGTTTTCCCAAGAAGTCTACATTCTAAAAAGTGCAGAGTAGAAATGCGCGCCAAAAAGAATTGTACCGTACTCCTGAAACGAACACGCTTTTATCAACTTACTGAATGAACCAAAAGAACagaaaaaaacagctgatttcagTTGTCACCAGGTacgacccgactagaaaattatatcaagtttatatcatattggtttgtgatgttaaaatatttttctctaatttattatgttataaactagatgcagcatgatgttaaaataactgaaattgtaacaaaaagtacactggtctcaataagattataacctatttaataataatcatatcaaaattataacaaaatgtgatatgaagaacgaagaacgaagaCTCAAAACTCAATTacaatacaatgagttatcaaacgacaattataacataatgtgatataattaagttatagtatgttgaaaacaccaaggatgttaaacatgattatatcacaatcagTTAAAAATATCATGGTTTGCAAAGGTTCTGTtatatttgttacaattttctagatgGGTAGATCTACAACAGATACATCAACTAAATCCAAATCAACGAAGGCGCCGGTTTTAGCGTAATCACCCAAGCTAGTGAATGAATAATTTTTGGCTTATTGGCTTGCCGTTCctaatcaagattttttttttgtcatgggtCAATCAAATAACAcagcatctattttatattagaCGTATACTTACAACACATAGTGACTGTTTTATTTATACTGAAAAGCATAAGTATTGTTCAGGGGGTAGCGCTACAGAAAGACAATTAATGATGTAACATTTGAACATCAAACGTGCTCTATTCTGTGGGTATCAAATGAATCTCCCTTTACAGTAAACTTATACCAGAGCGTACGGGTGCCGACCTCCttcattagggagattttcaCCACACTTGGAAATCCCAACCTGATAATACTCGCCTGCGAGATTCGCATTCTCACAAACGAACATCCCGCTCCGGTGGTGAGTATATTAAAAGGCAAATGTTGTATGAACATTCATTCAGTTACAATTTAGAATCCAGCCGGTACAGTAAATTTGCAAAATGCTCGTCAGTAATGTGCTTTTGCTTCTGGTTCTAACCATTTTCGATGGTCAAACTCGTGGTGCCCCTATAGAACATAGATTGGAAGATGTGTTGATATTCGATAGAGATTCCGATCAACCTTCGAAAACGGTCGAGCTTGCAGATCCAACGAAACCAATTGAAATTCCTTCGATATCCCGAGACGATGCAGAGGTAATTATGCAGACATTTTTGTGAAGACAGCTTTGCATTAACTATCAAATATTTAGGTGATACTGAAGGGACTTGGCTATAACGAATCCGAGCCGGACGACTTCGGAGTGTCAAAAAGATTCAACTTCGGTCAGGATCTATCGTTTGAAGAAATGGTGCGAAACTTTCAGCGATCGGTTGGCTTGGAAGAAACCGGACAGTTGAACGATGAAACTAAAGTGACTATGGCAGCTCCACACTGCGGAACAAGAAGTGCGGAGAAACGGGGAGATACCGCCAAATGGACTAAACGGTTGATAAGCTACAGGATTCGGGATTATCCTGCCGGTGCATCATCCTCATTTGTCCGCAGTATGATGAAGCGTGCCTTCGGCGAGTGGAGTAAAGTGACGAATTTGAACTTTGTCGAAAGCAACGATCGAAGTGCAGATATCGAAGTTAACTTTGGAGGAGACTCACATAACAGACGGGACAGGCGGTGCACGTTCGAAAGTTCCTCTACGATGGCACATGCGTACCCTCCGGAAGACGGGGATGTGCACTTCAACTCCCaatactttttcgaaaattcaaaaTATAGGGAAGATTTTCTAGACACCGCAATGCACGAAATCGGTCACTCTCTAGGATTGGCTCACTCAGACCAGAAAGGGGCTCTGATGCATCCAACGAACATGAACCGCTTCACGGAACCACAGCCTGACGATGTGAGGGTATGTATTCCAAAGTGCAGCTCaaatgtttgtttgaattttaatttATAACAAATAATATATTAGCTTGACTCAGTTAGTAGAACGCTAAAATTCATTAATTTCAGCGAATACAAAAACTATACGGATCCCGCAGAGGTGGTCGAGCGCTCGGTAATACTGCAGCCCCTCGGTTCTGCACCGTTACCAAATACGACGCCGTTGTCGATGATTCCACCGGAAGATGGGCGGTTCTAGCTGGCAAGTATTACTACGATTCGGATGTCAACAATCCCACTGGCAAGCTCATATCGAGCCGATGGCCCGGCTTACCCGGGAACATTGATGCGGCCTTCCGATACCCCGACGGACGGGTGTACTTCTTCAAGGGTGACCGCTTCTGGCGGTACCGGGGCAACCGACTGGATGCTGGCTATCCACGGAGGATCTCCGAAGGCTTCCCTGGACTGCCGAACAACATTGACGGAGCGTTCGTTGATTCGCGAAACAAGATCTTTGCACTGAAGCAAAACAAGTACTGGGTGTACAATTCGAATGAGGACACCACACCGTCCTTTGCGTTGAGTTCTTTGGGTTTGCCGAGAAACGTAGATGCAGCAGTGGGAACGGGAAAATCGTTCGTTGTTTTCAGAGGAAGAAATTTTTACAGGTTTCAAAACGGTAAATTTAAGGAGTTTAGAAATAAATGGATGGAATGTAGATAAGAAATTATTCAATGTGTGACCAATTGTTCAAACAAACGGAATTTCCGAAAGTCGAGTACCTATATTGTATGAGGTGTTGTGAGACACAAAGGTTTCCTCCGAGAAAATCATCGATCTCATTGAATTAAGACCAGGAATGGAAAAGaggttttatataaaaaaaagggCCAACCAAGCCTTGGAAGTACCAGGACGCCCTTcatagtattttgcccttactacgCTAACCGGAGCCATTGTGCGGCGGACCATGTTTTTCTTCAAGACAATTAGCTGCTCTTCTTCAGTCTCAAATTGGAGGCAAAATAAggacgggattatgaagatgcctTTAATCAGTTTATATTTTCCCCTaaatatatggtttcgcattatgcgatttacacagtgtattgtgtgtatcctcgcctttggcgtttcccATTCGTTACCGATCTGGATTTATTGCTGCTGTTTTTAGTTGTGCTGTGGTTACAAAGAGTTTAATTTAACCGAGATTGGCTAGTCAGCGGTTCCCAACTTTTTGAGGTGACGACCCCCtttaaaaattgtcaaaacatctggggcccaatgaaattttttagaaaaaatacgaatcaaatgaacgaaaccgagtttttgggtacagtgacctaGCCAgaattttaaccgttatgtggccggcaaactttttgcttttttctacatcgtgtattttaaatgggtgctgggtacccgggtaccctgccggccacataagggttaatgtcATGTacgtacattcaatttgagtcgtagctgaaaaatagcggcgcagccgaaaattttttcttctgaaggcgttttatgctGACAATTTGTTCctcatcgcggcccccctggactggcttcacgcctccccccccccagggggccgcgcaccaccggttgggaacccgtagGCTAGTAGCTACGGTTAGGATTGCTCAGCAGATAGCTAGATATCTTTTAATGCAGTTTTTAATTTAATTGATGGTTTTCCAAAAGACCTGAACATCAACACTAATGGATAGATTCAAAGCGCTTTCAAGCACCACCCTTTCAAAACGATAATATATAATGCAGAACCGCTAACGTTTTCCCATATATTTCTCTTCACTAATCACCGTCCTCCTTCATCTCCACCAGATCAGCAAAGAAGTGCCCACTCGCGTCGTCATCGTCCCATAAGAAAGACGTCTTGAACTCTTCAGCCAAAGCCATGGGTTTTCCCATGTCGATACAACAACCGACAGTTAGTAACCGGGTGGGAGCTTGACTGAACTCAGCAGCACGGGAGGCGTTCTGCGCCAAACTTTTGCAGATTATCTCTTAAAGCCAACCGGGCATAGCAGTCTTGGAGCGAGCGAGAGCCTTTGGTCCTCTCACggtttggagaaaaatcgattgtcgcgtgtgggaaaacttcgtgtttcaaccgcgacgacaatatcatATGGAGAGTCGTGAGTGACAAAGGTTTTCCCGAGATAATCGTCGGTCTCATTGAAATAAACAAGGTTACGAGTACCCTTTTGCAGCCTACGCccctatgttcatcctattccaaaaacTGACGATTTTTATTCTTCATCAAGATGGTTCTAAGATCGAATTTAGACCAGCACATTCCGAAACAGCTCAACCCCCGTGCCATGCGATTTACTATAGGGGTCTTGCCCCGAGTGTTATTAGAGATCTTGACTTCCCGCCGTCAACTGTGAAAACTCACTACGATAGTCAGTTGTCAGCCACCGTTTGATCTGTTCGGCAGCGTTTTGCCACAAAGCGGGCTCTCATATTCGATTAGCAGTGAGGCAGCATTGTTCATTGTGGACAATGAATGCCATacgaaaaacccagattaatccacctagcggtgatagtgcctttctcgcagAATACGTTCTCTAGCTCCTGCAACATAGAAGCTTGAACTTGTAATAGTTATAGCAATTAGATTCTTTAAGAGTAccatcgtgcggggcttctttatacactttttcatgatttttcaactttatgacctTATAACTCCCAAAGTAGTGAATGGAtgttcacaatttttacacataataatcgtgagtatgtatgtaggatgtatgcaaaatttgaactaaatccatcaaaaagcaaaaaagttgtctatacaccaatcggacacatctcatatacaACAGGATGGGGgttaattaaaacaaaactgcagtttaaattccaggtttatttagaatactactttgtaccaatactgtagtatactatatcatacatgatttcaataaatatatgcgttttaagatggttctgtgctacctttggtattatgagcagtgtGATTTTGctatatacagtgtcggacaaaacaatgagACCAGCGgtcctttttcatacaaaatggccaagtttgacgatatggcagtcggtttctagtaaaccgatttggctgaaattttgacagccgacttcgaattacgggaattttgatttgtattaaattgattgagttctgttcactacttccaaagttacagatatacggtgcgacaaaattctaacaccagatttttatgatggttatttgttgCCAATTCAATACAagtgtccccaagtttaaatggcatccttaattttagtacttgtttatcaatcatcaattaTCAGATGCTGTCAAATATCCTTTGGTAATGGAAATCtggaagtggtcctattattttgtcgtttcgtatatctgtaacttttgatgtagcgaacagaactcaatcaattaaatataaatcaaaattcacgtaactccatggcagctggcaaaatttcagccaaatcggttcactagaaaccgagcatcagatcgtcaaacttggccattttgtatgaaaaatggctggtggtcttattgttttgtccgacactgtaaatAACctgaaaaagggaccatcaatcctttatttaggtgaaacggtcatttataatgtataacaatacaaatattcgattgtacatgctacgttgatacattttgaatgaattgatcaaccctttgaaatttatgaactgtagaaacaatgcttacagaccaaatgttctgatgcgttatgtatatttttataatttattcGTTGTTTTTTCGCCTCCCGGCAAGCAATAAAGTGTTtgcttgaaaaacaatttcaaccacatgaaagggaaaatattgcgtcataatagtcccaaagacatcaagagagtaaaaaattcgaagattgaaagtgaagattgacattctcattttttcattcgtggttggccacattcattgtcagctgaatgactctcttttttcattcaattctctgtcacgaatattttttcgcacgtcgtaaaatgtccaatttctgtaaacagacgcacaatccgacttaatggacaaatggagaacataattaatattctaattaactagtatacacaagttttgaggtaattggaagtataatcgggagtcacggtccagttttatttgtcagtgaaaattgtcagtgacagaaaaatgaatgaataggtattatcaggtatcagaaggccggctccagaggcacgttatcctccatttgggacatttgtgccatcgccatacatattagcctatttcatcatttacctgagggagaaggggacaagggatggaatgggattaggaaagggaaaggtgatgaaataggaaggggtaccctagaagagggaatgaacgcataagcgcaatgagagctcatagcccataccacaatgggttcattaAGTGcactgaaaaggacactgtaaaacgcataagcgtaaaaagagcctatagctcattggaggtagcttgtgacatcatgcgactttcaatatgacattgaaaggcacgtcatcgaaagcatcctcaatattcaagaaattaccgccaaacctacgtttgagcgagtactttcttgaaaacatatacaactttgtgtaaaagagtcactgtggacatcccaaattgggaggcatgtgagtttacatgagtaggcatgtcagccagacgaacatcacagatgtgataatcgacaatgcgtttcaagaatttcagaaagaacgattTAACCAGAcgaatctgaaactcattccatttTTATAcaccgcacgcaccctttcggggtaaaactacaaagtaaattcacgccatgaaaataccccatagaaaactacaagagttcaaaacatgtttgaaatactcaaatccgtctgcagaaaaataggacaaacccccatttcctcctgaagatttgaattaagcagagcccactaagtcgattatacagctataattctcaagcggaagctagagattcgtaactatacaaaagaatggtttatccgaagatattttgaacttgaacagatcagagttccattcaggaatacctcttgcagtccgcacagaccgcagaggacaagcttctttcaaagcaatagttatggtataccacaatggagggcgttgtaagtacaaaaccaaaatgaaactctcttggagtagcaatggaagcgagttat contains the following coding sequences:
- the LOC115266868 gene encoding 72 kDa type IV collagenase-like, whose product is MLVSNVLLLLVLTIFDGQTRGAPIEHRLEDVLIFDRDSDQPSKTVELADPTKPIEIPSISRDDAEVILKGLGYNESEPDDFGVSKRFNFGQDLSFEEMVRNFQRSVGLEETGQLNDETKVTMAAPHCGTRSAEKRGDTAKWTKRLISYRIRDYPAGASSSFVRSMMKRAFGEWSKVTNLNFVESNDRSADIEVNFGGDSHNRRDRRCTFESSSTMAHAYPPEDGDVHFNSQYFFENSKYREDFLDTAMHEIGHSLGLAHSDQKGALMHPTNMNRFTEPQPDDVRRIQKLYGSRRGGRALGNTAAPRFCTVTKYDAVVDDSTGRWAVLAGKYYYDSDVNNPTGKLISSRWPGLPGNIDAAFRYPDGRVYFFKGDRFWRYRGNRLDAGYPRRISEGFPGLPNNIDGAFVDSRNKIFALKQNKYWVYNSNEDTTPSFALSSLGLPRNVDAAVGTGKSFVVFRGRNFYRFQNGKFKEFRNKWMECR